Proteins encoded together in one Anopheles darlingi chromosome 3, idAnoDarlMG_H_01, whole genome shotgun sequence window:
- the LOC125958217 gene encoding DNA-directed RNA polymerase I subunit RPA43, translated as MHRSTIAKFTKFSVEELQRAVCDPLSCVAKVQSNEILGLRPRDCEQITRGVRRCITDRIGRYHPKVSGIVLGYAKIRIENTMPAFRSDSPYLHVRATIDYFVFRPRVGSTLRGIVNYVSKDFVSAVMFRVFNVTVKLTKPRSVKKGLEISFIVQSCDMKSQLPIIEGELVTLGIKQEPVETDTTTTSLAVAVSTTDFVEKRPQFIEEDLEDRPAPKKAKKSIKQKPQPSEPTTMNGSQEEKEPLSDDSSEKSDLIRSLMASMLGKIDKNKSKKKSKKSKDNAFSSTVDIQEVTPNVSIKQELSIATVDRTTINGASTPIVKEEKLESKKRKIRFNLPSEDSLTPIKTEHRNGTDLGSVALQNGRNGI; from the coding sequence ATGCACCGGTCAACGATAGCAAAATTCACCAAATTCTCCGTCGAAGAACTGCAACGGGCCGTCTGCGATCCGCTGTCCTGTGTTGCAAAAGTGCAGTCCAATGAAATCCTCGGTCTGCGGCCTCGCGACTGCGAGCAAATCACTAGAGGTGTGCGGCGCTGTATCACGGACAGAATTGGACGATATCATCCAAAAGTGTCCGGTATTGTGCTAGGATACGCGAAGATTCGCATTGAAAATACAATGCCAGCGTTCCGGTCCGACAGCCCGTATCTACATGTGCGGGCCACGATCGATTACTTCGTTTTTCGACCGCGGGTCGGTTCCACGCTGCGCGGTATCGTAAACTACGTTTCAAAAGATTTTGTCAGTGCCGTGATGTTTCGGGTTTTCAATGTCACGGTCAAGCTGACAAAGCCCCGGTCAGTGAAGAAAGGTTTGGAGATATCATTCATCGTTCAGTCTTGCGACATGAAGAGCCAGCTGCCGATCATCGAGGGAGAACTGGTGACGCTGGGTATCAAACAAGAACCGGTGGAAACAGACACGACGACCACttctcttgctgttgctgtttctacAACTGATTTTGTAGAAAAGCGTCCACAATTTATCGAAGAAGACCTAGAAGATCGACCAGCgccgaaaaaggcaaaaaaatcaataaagcaaaaaccacaaccgaGCGAACCAACTACTATGAACGGCtcgcaagaagaaaaagaaccgTTGAGCGATGATTCGAGCGAAAAGTCCGATTTGATACGGTCATTAATGGCTAGTATGTTAGGTAAAATCGATAAgaataaaagtaaaaagaaatcgaagaaatcgaAGGACAACGCGTTCAGCAGCACTGTCGACATACAGGAAGTGACCCCGAACGTAAGCATCAAACAGGAACTATCCATAGCAACAGTAGACCGAACGACCATCAATGGTGCCTCGACACCGATTGTGAAGGAGGAGAAATTGGAAagtaaaaaacggaaaatccgtTTCAACCTTCCATCCGAAGATTCTCTAACGCCGATCAAGACCGAACATAGGAACGGTACCGACCTAGGCAGTGTAGCACTACAGAATGGAAGAAATGGAATTTGA